In Chroogloeocystis siderophila 5.2 s.c.1, a single window of DNA contains:
- a CDS encoding nitroreductase family protein, translated as MTINPIELLRSRYGQNLDFDIEWNACLTTLLSHRSIRAYRPDPLPSGTLELIIASAQSAATSSNLQTWSAIAVEDAQRKAQLAALAGNQNRSSSVHYF; from the coding sequence GTGACAATTAACCCAATCGAGTTACTGCGATCGCGCTACGGTCAAAACCTTGATTTTGACATTGAATGGAATGCGTGCTTAACGACATTACTATCACATCGTTCAATTCGTGCTTATCGCCCCGATCCTCTACCTTCAGGAACCTTAGAGCTAATCATAGCATCGGCACAATCGGCGGCGACCTCATCGAATCTGCAAACTTGGAGTGCGATCGCCGTCGAAGATGCACAGCGTAAAGCCCAGTTAGCAGCGTTAGCAGGAAACCAAAACAGATCCAGCAGTGTCCATTATTTTTAG
- a CDS encoding A/G-specific adenine glycosylase, producing the protein MHSCVEKLLKWYDNHQRLLPWRQEINIYHTWVSEVMSQQTVLAVVVPKFCEFIQQLPTVYDLAKCDEETLRQLWSGLGYYARARNLQKGAQMIVEQLHGRFPQSYNEWLKIPGCGAYTAAAIASICHREKVACVDGNVIRVVSRLLALSDVWSKSGQSAIQAYVNSIMPPKRPGDFNQAMMELGATICRKSNPLCDCCPLQQSCLAFTHNCVTQYPPRKTRRTSINIELFALIVWHRQTDTFAFVKRTKGFLKHTIGFPLLSPGEVSELESILHSLPLQIFKSTDSFSHTITHHRISSRVALVQVTQKNTVAVLILQQLGFLAPIDWVSRSKTIAKLATTLDKKAFRLFLMQNQ; encoded by the coding sequence ATGCATTCTTGTGTCGAGAAACTTTTAAAGTGGTACGACAATCACCAGCGACTTTTACCCTGGCGTCAAGAAATCAATATTTATCACACCTGGGTGAGTGAAGTGATGAGTCAACAAACAGTCTTGGCTGTAGTCGTTCCTAAATTTTGCGAGTTTATCCAACAGTTGCCTACAGTATACGACCTTGCCAAGTGTGATGAGGAAACATTACGTCAACTTTGGTCAGGGTTAGGCTATTATGCACGAGCGCGGAACTTGCAAAAAGGCGCACAGATGATTGTAGAACAGCTTCACGGTCGTTTTCCGCAATCATACAATGAATGGCTCAAAATTCCTGGATGTGGTGCTTATACCGCCGCTGCGATCGCTAGCATCTGTCATCGTGAAAAAGTTGCGTGTGTCGATGGTAATGTCATCCGCGTGGTTAGTCGTCTCCTTGCTTTATCTGATGTATGGAGTAAATCAGGACAATCAGCAATTCAGGCGTATGTTAATAGCATCATGCCTCCGAAACGTCCTGGCGACTTCAATCAAGCGATGATGGAATTAGGCGCGACAATTTGTCGCAAATCAAACCCACTATGCGATTGTTGTCCTTTACAACAATCTTGTCTCGCATTTACTCATAATTGCGTTACCCAGTATCCGCCCAGAAAAACGCGACGCACTTCAATTAATATTGAGTTATTTGCATTAATTGTTTGGCACAGACAAACCGATACATTCGCCTTTGTAAAACGAACAAAAGGATTTTTAAAACATACTATCGGTTTTCCTTTATTGAGTCCTGGTGAAGTATCAGAATTAGAAAGTATCTTGCACTCGTTGCCATTACAAATCTTTAAATCTACTGATAGTTTCTCTCATACTATCACTCATCATCGTATTTCTAGCAGAGTAGCGCTCGTGCAAGTGACACAAAAGAATACTGTTGCTGTATTGATTTTACAGCAACTTGGATTTTTAGCACCTATTGACTGGGTAAGTAGAAGCAAGACGATTGCAAAACTTGCCACTACATTAGATAAAAAAGCTTTTCGGCTGTTTTTGATGCAGAATCAGTAG
- a CDS encoding glutathione peroxidase: protein MLSNKEGQKVPNCTFRTHQNNEWVDITTDELFNGKTVVVFALPGAFTPTCSSTHLPGYNQMAKAFYENGVDEIVCISVNDAFVMNEWAKHQEAENIKMIPDGNGLFTEGMGMLVDKTDLGFGKRSWRYSMLVKDGVIEKMFIEPEEPGDPFKVSDAETMLNYINPQAAKPKLVSLFAKIGCPFCARAKSMLKERGLDYEEIVIGKDVTTRSLQAVAGATTVPQVFIDGKLIGGSEALEAYFAAL, encoded by the coding sequence ATGTTGTCAAACAAGGAAGGACAAAAAGTTCCTAATTGTACGTTTCGCACTCATCAAAACAACGAGTGGGTCGATATTACGACAGATGAATTGTTTAATGGTAAAACTGTTGTTGTCTTTGCCTTACCAGGTGCATTTACTCCCACTTGCTCATCGACTCATCTTCCTGGATACAACCAGATGGCAAAAGCTTTTTATGAAAACGGTGTAGACGAGATCGTGTGTATTTCGGTCAACGATGCTTTTGTGATGAACGAATGGGCAAAGCACCAAGAAGCAGAAAACATCAAAATGATTCCTGATGGTAATGGACTGTTTACCGAAGGAATGGGAATGCTCGTCGATAAAACAGACTTAGGATTTGGTAAACGCTCTTGGCGCTACTCGATGTTAGTAAAAGATGGCGTTATTGAAAAGATGTTTATCGAACCCGAAGAACCAGGCGATCCTTTTAAGGTATCCGATGCTGAGACAATGCTTAACTATATCAACCCTCAAGCTGCTAAGCCTAAATTAGTCTCGCTGTTTGCTAAAATTGGTTGTCCTTTCTGCGCTCGTGCGAAATCAATGCTCAAAGAACGCGGCTTAGACTATGAAGAGATAGTCATTGGTAAAGATGTCACCACTCGTTCTTTACAAGCGGTTGCGGGTGCAACAACAGTACCACAAGTATTTATCGATGGTAAATTGATCGGTGGTTCAGAAGCATTAGAAGCTTACTTTGCGGCTTTGTAA
- a CDS encoding TMEM175 family protein, producing the protein MQNADFLKQGNQIMSSTHRQDHSPKLIHHLSRVSDSIFALAMALSIVGFDLPDSVASINDIEVKNFVLTQLDHLSTYIITFILLAFYWIEHTQKFSYYKKSNEIHLLLYLFYLMFIFIIPYSNALITYYPNEAIIKIWYSLNIFLIGLFSFLTWTHATTEHRLVSAMLDINHIKAIGIKTLIEPVVSIITITIAVAFWDQSLWEYTWLLVIILYVIADKLLVKRDKKVELE; encoded by the coding sequence ATGCAAAATGCAGACTTTTTGAAACAAGGAAATCAAATCATGTCTTCAACTCACAGACAAGACCATTCTCCAAAATTGATTCATCACTTGAGCAGAGTTTCTGATAGTATTTTTGCTTTAGCAATGGCATTATCTATTGTAGGATTTGACCTACCTGATTCTGTTGCTTCCATAAATGATATAGAAGTCAAAAATTTTGTACTTACGCAACTCGATCATTTAAGTACATACATAATTACATTTATCTTGCTAGCTTTTTATTGGATAGAACACACTCAAAAATTTAGTTATTACAAAAAATCCAACGAAATACATCTTTTGCTTTACTTATTCTATCTGATGTTTATTTTTATTATTCCCTACTCAAATGCTTTAATTACTTATTATCCCAACGAAGCGATCATCAAAATTTGGTATAGTCTAAACATTTTTTTAATAGGTTTATTTTCGTTCTTGACCTGGACTCATGCTACAACTGAGCATCGCCTTGTGAGTGCTATGTTAGATATAAATCACATTAAAGCAATAGGTATAAAAACTTTGATAGAGCCAGTAGTATCCATAATAACTATAACTATAGCTGTAGCTTTCTGGGATCAGTCTTTGTGGGAATACACATGGTTGTTAGTGATAATACTTTATGTCATTGCAGATAAGTTATTAGTAAAACGAGACAAAAAGGTAGAGTTAGAGTAA
- a CDS encoding DevA family ABC transporter ATP-binding protein: MNNKLFNPVITIKKLNHYFGEGTLRKQVLSNINLEIQAGEIVIMTGPSGSGKTTLLTLMGGLRSAQEGSLKILNQEMCGANKRQLIEIRRNVGYIFQAHNLMTFLTAKQNVRMSLELHDEMMNQDLDAKVIAMLESVGLGDRVDYYPEKLSGGQKQRVAIARALISRPKIVLADEPTAALDKKSGRDVVEIMQKLVREQGSTILLVTHDNRILDIADRILYMEDGCLVDKQFV, encoded by the coding sequence ATGAATAACAAATTATTTAATCCTGTTATCACCATTAAAAAACTCAATCATTACTTTGGTGAAGGAACACTACGCAAACAAGTTTTATCTAACATCAACTTAGAAATCCAAGCAGGGGAAATAGTGATAATGACAGGACCTTCGGGTTCTGGTAAAACAACTTTATTAACACTAATGGGTGGACTACGATCTGCACAAGAAGGCAGTTTAAAAATCCTCAATCAAGAAATGTGTGGTGCTAACAAACGGCAATTAATTGAGATTCGGCGCAATGTTGGTTATATTTTTCAAGCACACAATTTAATGACATTTCTCACCGCAAAACAAAACGTACGGATGTCTTTAGAGTTGCATGATGAGATGATGAATCAAGATTTAGATGCAAAGGTGATCGCCATGTTGGAATCAGTGGGTTTAGGCGATCGCGTTGATTATTATCCCGAAAAACTATCAGGAGGACAAAAGCAAAGAGTTGCGATCGCACGGGCTTTAATTAGTCGTCCAAAAATTGTTTTAGCCGATGAACCTACCGCCGCACTTGATAAAAAATCTGGGCGTGATGTCGTCGAAATTATGCAAAAGTTAGTTAGAGAGCAAGGCTCAACAATTTTACTTGTAACTCACGATAACCGCATTTTAGATATTGCTGACCGTATTCTTTATATGGAAGATGGATGTTTAGTCGATAAGCAGTTTGTGTAA
- a CDS encoding Uma2 family endonuclease has product MLLNLSAIAPIKEEQYLKICEDNPDLKLELDQFGTLIIMPPTGGTSGNRNAEITYQLQAWNKQKKLGKVFDSSTEFKLPNGAFRSPDAAWISKMRWDRLTKEDQDNFPPLAPDFVIELHSSSDRLKPLQEKMQEYINNGVRLGWLIDPQNQQVEVYRQGHSVEILRSPNSLSGEDILPEFVLDLNEIW; this is encoded by the coding sequence ATGCTACTAAATCTTAGTGCGATCGCTCCTATTAAAGAAGAGCAGTATCTTAAAATTTGTGAAGATAATCCTGATTTAAAGCTTGAACTCGATCAATTTGGAACTTTAATTATTATGCCACCTACAGGAGGAACTAGCGGTAATCGTAATGCAGAAATTACCTATCAACTCCAAGCTTGGAACAAGCAAAAGAAATTAGGTAAAGTTTTCGATTCTTCTACAGAGTTTAAGTTACCAAACGGGGCTTTTCGCTCTCCTGATGCTGCTTGGATTAGTAAGATGCGCTGGGATAGACTTACAAAAGAAGATCAAGACAATTTTCCGCCACTTGCACCTGATTTTGTGATTGAATTACACTCTAGTAGCGATCGCCTTAAACCTTTGCAGGAGAAGATGCAAGAGTACATTAATAATGGCGTTCGCTTAGGTTGGCTTATCGATCCACAAAATCAGCAAGTAGAAGTTTATCGCCAAGGACATTCTGTGGAAATACTGCGATCGCCTAACTCTTTATCTGGAGAAGATATTTTACCAGAATTTGTTCTTGATTTAAATGAGATTTGGTGA
- a CDS encoding protein tyrosine phosphatase family protein, with protein sequence MEIYNFLQVSDAIATAGQPTAQQFADIKAAGYEVVVNLALPASTNAITNEQKIVEDLGMDYVHIPVIWEKPTLEDIERFFNVMQANTNKKVFVHCAMNMRVSAFMYLYRVIHEQTSVEEAKQDLQRIWQPNDTWQQFIDKVIAHYQKA encoded by the coding sequence ATGGAAATCTATAACTTTCTGCAAGTATCCGATGCGATCGCCACCGCTGGACAACCAACTGCACAACAATTTGCAGACATCAAAGCCGCAGGTTATGAAGTTGTTGTTAACTTAGCGTTACCAGCTTCCACTAATGCGATCACCAACGAGCAAAAAATAGTAGAAGATCTAGGAATGGACTATGTACACATTCCAGTCATTTGGGAAAAGCCTACGCTAGAAGACATTGAGCGTTTCTTCAATGTGATGCAAGCAAATACAAACAAGAAAGTGTTTGTCCACTGTGCGATGAATATGCGAGTTTCTGCCTTTATGTACTTGTATCGCGTCATTCACGAACAAACAAGTGTAGAAGAAGCAAAACAAGATTTACAACGAATTTGGCAACCGAATGACACTTGGCAGCAATTTATCGATAAGGTTATTGCACATTATCAAAAAGCATAG
- a CDS encoding TraX family protein: protein MLAAIFMVIDHVGIVFFPQVFIFRVIGRLSFPLFAWLLAQGERYTRSFGRYLQRLVLLGLLSQPLYVLTLSGTRLNILFTLSLGLIILRLSRRLREYKYLIWTLGIVSAELVRVEYGAYGVAAMCLLSIFTPNLHWWLAWIGLHLVDAITVSNIFQLPAIVTPVFIHFANHQRGSSARWFYSFYPLHLLVLFLIFRLSEARL from the coding sequence TTGCTAGCTGCGATTTTCATGGTAATTGATCATGTAGGTATTGTCTTTTTTCCGCAAGTTTTTATTTTTCGCGTGATTGGGCGTCTCAGTTTTCCGCTGTTTGCGTGGTTATTAGCCCAAGGAGAAAGATATACTCGCAGCTTTGGGCGATACTTGCAAAGACTTGTGCTTTTGGGTTTGTTGAGTCAGCCTTTGTATGTCCTCACGCTATCAGGAACGCGTCTGAATATTCTGTTTACATTATCATTGGGGTTAATTATCTTGCGCTTGAGTCGGAGGTTGCGAGAGTATAAATATTTAATTTGGACTTTAGGAATTGTCTCAGCCGAATTAGTCCGTGTCGAGTATGGCGCTTACGGTGTGGCGGCGATGTGCTTGCTGTCAATATTTACACCAAATCTTCATTGGTGGTTAGCGTGGATTGGATTGCATCTAGTTGATGCGATCACAGTATCTAATATCTTTCAACTTCCGGCGATCGTCACTCCCGTATTTATCCATTTTGCGAATCACCAAAGAGGATCTTCCGCACGTTGGTTCTACAGCTTTTATCCATTACACCTACTCGTGTTATTTCTCATCTTTCGGTTAAGTGAAGCGCGGCTTTAA
- a CDS encoding nitroreductase family protein: protein MSHAGLDYLEMFVTATIDAALAAQNATVAAESLGLGTVYIGAMRNHPEEIAALLKLPSHVFAVFGLCVGYPDSPQAAIKPRLPQSAILHREHYDLTVQDAAIAQYNEIMQNFYREQQMNVTGDWAEHSVKRIATPQSLSGRDRLREALQNLGFELR from the coding sequence ATGTCGCACGCGGGTTTAGACTATTTAGAAATGTTCGTTACAGCAACAATAGACGCCGCACTAGCCGCGCAAAATGCCACAGTAGCAGCAGAATCCCTCGGTTTAGGTACTGTGTACATTGGGGCGATGCGCAACCACCCTGAAGAAATCGCCGCACTTCTTAAATTACCTTCGCACGTATTTGCCGTATTTGGGTTGTGTGTAGGCTATCCCGACTCGCCGCAGGCGGCGATTAAACCGCGACTACCGCAATCAGCTATACTACACCGCGAACATTATGATTTAACAGTTCAAGATGCGGCGATCGCACAGTACAACGAAATCATGCAGAATTTCTATCGCGAACAACAAATGAACGTCACTGGAGATTGGGCGGAACATTCTGTGAAGCGCATTGCGACACCACAATCGTTATCAGGACGTGATCGACTACGCGAAGCATTACAAAATCTCGGTTTTGAGCTACGTTAG